From the Carassius carassius chromosome 45, fCarCar2.1, whole genome shotgun sequence genome, one window contains:
- the LOC132127611 gene encoding uncharacterized protein LOC132127611 isoform X2 codes for MSVNISCNYKPSNDSDGLIVELQTNSTLCSVMKNNNSWINQSCRYHCRFIWIPDTVRMAFEISNLQIKDTGTYKCVVTRAIPPPSVLLREERTFVQVTAHPVVSVSDVSALGGFPTILCISEGFYPSALEQLWMRNGAFHNASITNSTNKTNPDGSFTLHSYLKISDCAHYSCWVNHSSLSQPAILHMSPTDCNEDREGFNGYNIQIALFISSLLTSVLVIITAMCCPYRACQQPVSVSVTSDSELKTVVLYSILSYPHPVSYINCHLHKPDYSSLLFQ; via the exons ATGTCAGTCAATATCAGCTGTAACTACAAACCATCAAATGACAGTGATGGTTTAATAGTAGAACTGCAAACTAATAGCACATTGTGCTCAGTGATGAAAAATAACAATTCATGGATAAATCAGTCATGTAGATATCACTGTAGATTTATTTGGATTCCAGATACTGTGCGAATGGCATTTGAGATATCAAATCTGCAGATAAAAGATACTGGCACTTACAAATGTGTTGTGACAAGAGCTATACCACCTCCTTCTGTGCTTTTGAGAGAAGAAAGAACATTTGTTCAAGTTACTG CACACCCAGTTGTGTCTGTGTCAGATGTAAGTGCATTGGGTGGatttcccacaatcctgtgcatctCTGAGGGGTTTTACCCTTCTGCTCTAGAGCAGCTGTGGATGAGAAATGGAGCATTTCATAATGCCTCAATCACAAACAGCACTAACAAAACCAACCCTGATGGATCATTCACCCTCCATTCATACCTGAAGATATCTGACTGTGCACACTACTCGTGTTGGGTAAACCACTCATCCCTGAGCCAACCAGCAATACTCCACATGAGTCCTACTGACTGTAATGAGGACAGAGAGGGGTTTAATG GTTATAATATTCAGATAGCTTTGTTCATCTCTTCACTGCTAACTTCAGTCCTCGTGATCATCACAGCAATGT GTTGTCCATACAGAGCCTGTCAGCAGCCTGTGAGCGTCAGTGTCACATCTGACTCTGAACTGAAGACTGTGGTTCTGTACTCAATACTGAGTTATCCTCATCCAGTTTCATACATCAACTGTCACCTCCACAAACCTGATTATTCCAGTTTATTATTCCAGTGA
- the LOC132127382 gene encoding uncharacterized protein LOC132127382 produces MCFSQICYGWMLLSSVFAFGDAAVNHTKTLFVNHGESAKIRCNYSRTDDTESLTVDLQTLNHALCSYYLHENTWKKQNCKDPIKFTWIPETKEISFELLNLQIQDTGTYTCTVRRIVKPPQVDLGFQKVQVIVRPALSLSCVKRPDGSTLILCSVEFYNDPLEQLWIRDGDFLNISYSNKSFNGFFSQQSYLILPPQTFNDTIYSCWLNHSSLNKPLVANLSSSVCYESGGVTVTVVFVMLTVVLTVLLITPVICKNYRRASRRSVSPAEVSFTPEPVFHDHLQSEILYSTLGDHHPVPCSPAIVPSFVQ; encoded by the exons ATG tgtttttctcaGATCTGTTATGGGTGGATGCTGTTGTCTTCAGTTTTTG CATTTGGCGATGCAGCAGTGAATCACACTAAAACTTTATTTGTCAATCATGGAGAGTCTGCAAAAATAAGATGCAACTACAGCCGAACAGATGACACAGAAAGCTTGACAGTGGATCTGCAAACATTAAATCATGCACTGTGTTCGTATTACTTACATGAGAATACatggaaaaaacaaaactgtaaagATCCCATCAAATTCACATGGATTCCAGAGACTAAGGAAATATCATTTGAGCTCTTGAATCTTCAAATTCAGGATACCGGCACATACACCTGTACTGTGAGGAGGATTGTAAAACCACCTCAAGTGGATCTGGGATTTCAAAAAGTTCAAGttattg TGCGTCCCGCCTTGTCTCTGTCCTGTGTGAAGAGGCCTGATGGATCAACCTTGATTCTGTGCTCTGTGGAATTTTACAACGATCCTCTTGAACAGTTGTGGATCAGAGATGGAGACTTCCTCAACATCTCATACTCAAATAAATCATTCAACGGCTTCTTCAGTCAGCAGTCATACCTAATACTGCCACCACAGACCTTCAATGATACAATATACTCCTGCTGGTTAAACCACTCCTCCTTAAACAAACCACTTGTGGCTAATTTATCAAGTTCTGTCTGTTACGAAAGTGGGG GTGTGACTGTGACAGTAGTGTTTGTCATGTTGACAGTGGTGTTGACTGTCTTGTTGATCACTCCAGTCATATGTAAAAATTACA GAAGAGCAAGTCGGCGGTCTGTGTCTCCTGCAGAAGTGAGTTTCACACCTGAGCCTGTCTTCCATGATCACCTGCAGTCTGAGATACTGTACTCAACACTGGGTGACCATCATCCAGTCCCATGCAGCCCTGCCATTGTCCCATCATTTGTACAATAA
- the LOC132127612 gene encoding uncharacterized protein LOC132127612 isoform X2 gives MSVNISCNYKPSNDSDGFIVELQTNSTLCSVMKKNNSWINQSCRYHCRFIWIPDTVQMAFEISNLQIKDTGTYKCVVTRAIPPPSVLLREERTFVQVTAHPVVSVSDVSALGGFPTILCISEGFYPSALEQLWMRNGAFHNASITNSTNKTNPDGSFTLHSYLKISDCAHYSCWVNHSSLSQPAIVHVSPDCYGNRDKNVWIALATSVLLIHTILIITAVCKHSRRAHHRSPVRVNATPEPYLQSHLQYDIYSLLGDHHPVPCSPVGVRLSPQ, from the exons ATGTCAGTCAATATCAGCTGTAACTACAAACCATCAAATGACAGTGATGGTTTCATAGTAGAACTGCAAACTAATAGCACATTGTGCTCAGTGATGAAAAAGAACAATTCATGGATAAATCAGTCATGTAGATATCACTGTAGATTTATTTGGATTCCAGATACTGTGCAAATGGCATTTGAGATATCAAATCTGCAGATAAAAGATACTGGCACTTACAAATGTGTTGTGACAAGAGCTATACCACCTCCTTCTGTGCTTTTGAGAGAAGAAAGAACATTTGTTCAAGTTACTG CACACCCAGTTGTGTCTGTGTCAGATGTAAGTGCATTGGGTGGATTTCCCACGATCCTGTGCATCTCTGAGGGGTTTTACCCTTCTGCTCTAGAGCAGCTGTGGATGAGAAATGGAGCATTTCATAATGCCTCAATCACAAACAGTACTAACAAAACCAACCCTGATGGATCATTCACCCTCCATTCATACCTGAAGATATCTGACTGTGCACACTACTCGTGTTGGGTAAACCACTCATCCCTGAGCCAACCAGCAATAGTCCACGTGTCTCCTGATTGTTACGGAAACAGAG ATAAAAATGTATGGATAGCTCTGGCTACCTCTGTGCTGCTGATTCATACCATACTGATTATCACGGCTGTGTGTAAGCATTCCA GAAGAGCACATCACAGGTCTCCTGTAAGAGTGAAtgccacacctgagccttatcTCCAATCTCACCTGCAGTATGACATATATTCATTGTTGGGTGACCATCATCCAGTTCCATGCAGCCCTGTCGGAGTTCGCTTATCTCCACAGTGA
- the LOC132127612 gene encoding uncharacterized protein LOC132127612 isoform X1, translated as MPFLKFTMIVSKCNALTTCVWMLLSLFPVFIAGHALFNGTSVQTGHRGMSVNISCNYKPSNDSDGFIVELQTNSTLCSVMKKNNSWINQSCRYHCRFIWIPDTVQMAFEISNLQIKDTGTYKCVVTRAIPPPSVLLREERTFVQVTAHPVVSVSDVSALGGFPTILCISEGFYPSALEQLWMRNGAFHNASITNSTNKTNPDGSFTLHSYLKISDCAHYSCWVNHSSLSQPAIVHVSPDCYGNRDKNVWIALATSVLLIHTILIITAVCKHSRRAHHRSPVRVNATPEPYLQSHLQYDIYSLLGDHHPVPCSPVGVRLSPQ; from the exons ATGCCGTTTCTGAAATTCACAATG ATAGTATCAAAGTGTAACGCTTTGACAACATGTGTGTGGATGCTTCTCTCTTTGTTTCCTG TGTTTATAGCTGGACATGCATTATTTAACGGCACCTCGGTTCAGACGGGTCATCGAGGAATGTCAGTCAATATCAGCTGTAACTACAAACCATCAAATGACAGTGATGGTTTCATAGTAGAACTGCAAACTAATAGCACATTGTGCTCAGTGATGAAAAAGAACAATTCATGGATAAATCAGTCATGTAGATATCACTGTAGATTTATTTGGATTCCAGATACTGTGCAAATGGCATTTGAGATATCAAATCTGCAGATAAAAGATACTGGCACTTACAAATGTGTTGTGACAAGAGCTATACCACCTCCTTCTGTGCTTTTGAGAGAAGAAAGAACATTTGTTCAAGTTACTG CACACCCAGTTGTGTCTGTGTCAGATGTAAGTGCATTGGGTGGATTTCCCACGATCCTGTGCATCTCTGAGGGGTTTTACCCTTCTGCTCTAGAGCAGCTGTGGATGAGAAATGGAGCATTTCATAATGCCTCAATCACAAACAGTACTAACAAAACCAACCCTGATGGATCATTCACCCTCCATTCATACCTGAAGATATCTGACTGTGCACACTACTCGTGTTGGGTAAACCACTCATCCCTGAGCCAACCAGCAATAGTCCACGTGTCTCCTGATTGTTACGGAAACAGAG ATAAAAATGTATGGATAGCTCTGGCTACCTCTGTGCTGCTGATTCATACCATACTGATTATCACGGCTGTGTGTAAGCATTCCA GAAGAGCACATCACAGGTCTCCTGTAAGAGTGAAtgccacacctgagccttatcTCCAATCTCACCTGCAGTATGACATATATTCATTGTTGGGTGACCATCATCCAGTTCCATGCAGCCCTGTCGGAGTTCGCTTATCTCCACAGTGA
- the LOC132127612 gene encoding uncharacterized protein LOC132127612 isoform X3, with the protein MPFLKFTMIVSKCNALTTCVWMLLSLFPVFIAGHALFNGTSVQTGHRGMSVNISCNYKPSNDSDGFIVELQTNSTLCSVMKKNNSWINQSCRYHCRFIWIPDTVQMAFEISNLQIKDTGTYKCVVTRAIPPPSVLLREERTFVQVTAHPVVSVSDVSALGGFPTILCISEGFYPSALEQLWMRNGAFHNASITNSTNKTNPDGSFTLHSYLKISDCAHYSCWVNHSSLSQPAIVHVSPDCYGNRDKNVWIALATSVLLIHTILIITAV; encoded by the exons ATGCCGTTTCTGAAATTCACAATG ATAGTATCAAAGTGTAACGCTTTGACAACATGTGTGTGGATGCTTCTCTCTTTGTTTCCTG TGTTTATAGCTGGACATGCATTATTTAACGGCACCTCGGTTCAGACGGGTCATCGAGGAATGTCAGTCAATATCAGCTGTAACTACAAACCATCAAATGACAGTGATGGTTTCATAGTAGAACTGCAAACTAATAGCACATTGTGCTCAGTGATGAAAAAGAACAATTCATGGATAAATCAGTCATGTAGATATCACTGTAGATTTATTTGGATTCCAGATACTGTGCAAATGGCATTTGAGATATCAAATCTGCAGATAAAAGATACTGGCACTTACAAATGTGTTGTGACAAGAGCTATACCACCTCCTTCTGTGCTTTTGAGAGAAGAAAGAACATTTGTTCAAGTTACTG CACACCCAGTTGTGTCTGTGTCAGATGTAAGTGCATTGGGTGGATTTCCCACGATCCTGTGCATCTCTGAGGGGTTTTACCCTTCTGCTCTAGAGCAGCTGTGGATGAGAAATGGAGCATTTCATAATGCCTCAATCACAAACAGTACTAACAAAACCAACCCTGATGGATCATTCACCCTCCATTCATACCTGAAGATATCTGACTGTGCACACTACTCGTGTTGGGTAAACCACTCATCCCTGAGCCAACCAGCAATAGTCCACGTGTCTCCTGATTGTTACGGAAACAGAG ATAAAAATGTATGGATAGCTCTGGCTACCTCTGTGCTGCTGATTCATACCATACTGATTATCACGGCTGTGT GA
- the LOC132127611 gene encoding uncharacterized protein LOC132127611 isoform X1 has translation MPFLKFTMILSTCVWILISLFPVFIAGHALFNGTSVQTGHRGMSVNISCNYKPSNDSDGLIVELQTNSTLCSVMKNNNSWINQSCRYHCRFIWIPDTVRMAFEISNLQIKDTGTYKCVVTRAIPPPSVLLREERTFVQVTAHPVVSVSDVSALGGFPTILCISEGFYPSALEQLWMRNGAFHNASITNSTNKTNPDGSFTLHSYLKISDCAHYSCWVNHSSLSQPAILHMSPTDCNEDREGFNGYNIQIALFISSLLTSVLVIITAMCCPYRACQQPVSVSVTSDSELKTVVLYSILSYPHPVSYINCHLHKPDYSSLLFQ, from the exons ATGCCGTTTCTGAAATTCACAATG ATATTATCAACATGTGTGTGGATTCTTATCTCTTTGTTTCCTG TGTTTATAGCTGGACATGCATTATTTAACGGCACCTCGGTTCAGACGGGTCATCGAGGAATGTCAGTCAATATCAGCTGTAACTACAAACCATCAAATGACAGTGATGGTTTAATAGTAGAACTGCAAACTAATAGCACATTGTGCTCAGTGATGAAAAATAACAATTCATGGATAAATCAGTCATGTAGATATCACTGTAGATTTATTTGGATTCCAGATACTGTGCGAATGGCATTTGAGATATCAAATCTGCAGATAAAAGATACTGGCACTTACAAATGTGTTGTGACAAGAGCTATACCACCTCCTTCTGTGCTTTTGAGAGAAGAAAGAACATTTGTTCAAGTTACTG CACACCCAGTTGTGTCTGTGTCAGATGTAAGTGCATTGGGTGGatttcccacaatcctgtgcatctCTGAGGGGTTTTACCCTTCTGCTCTAGAGCAGCTGTGGATGAGAAATGGAGCATTTCATAATGCCTCAATCACAAACAGCACTAACAAAACCAACCCTGATGGATCATTCACCCTCCATTCATACCTGAAGATATCTGACTGTGCACACTACTCGTGTTGGGTAAACCACTCATCCCTGAGCCAACCAGCAATACTCCACATGAGTCCTACTGACTGTAATGAGGACAGAGAGGGGTTTAATG GTTATAATATTCAGATAGCTTTGTTCATCTCTTCACTGCTAACTTCAGTCCTCGTGATCATCACAGCAATGT GTTGTCCATACAGAGCCTGTCAGCAGCCTGTGAGCGTCAGTGTCACATCTGACTCTGAACTGAAGACTGTGGTTCTGTACTCAATACTGAGTTATCCTCATCCAGTTTCATACATCAACTGTCACCTCCACAAACCTGATTATTCCAGTTTATTATTCCAGTGA
- the LOC132127444 gene encoding protein BTG3-like: MKKEIAAVVFFLKRLIKKAEKLDVEKVELFVERLTVALQEKYKGHWYPDNPSKGQAFRCIRVNRFHKEDAELLRACAESGVQYKDLGLPKELTLWVDPGEVCCRYGERNHGFTVATFSSDDDDDREDVTKKVTSAVEKVTSDYHSGSSSDEDTSCREAQYTPPLHNYTPYQLVYASAPVWNPVPRKKFGPGKGHYLQRPHYMIRPPCRPSHSFKPHSWVQQGYRSKHGYWGST, translated from the exons ATGAAGAAAGAAATAGCAGCGGTGGTATTTTTCCTGAAGCGGTTGATAAAGAAGGCTGAGAAGTTGGATGTGGAAAAGGTGGAACTGTTTGTGGAGCGGTTAACGGTAGCATTACAGGAGAAGTACAAGGGTCATTGGTATCCAGACAACCCCAGCAAGGGCCAAGCATTCAG GTGCATCAGAGTGAACCGCTTTCATAAAGAGGATGCTGAATTGCTCAGAGCTTGTGCTGAGAGTGGAGTGCAGTACAAGGACCTCGGTCTGCCTAAGGAGCTCACGCTGTGGGTGGATCCTGGAGAGGTGTGCTGCAG GTATGGCGAGAGGAATCATGGTTTTACTGTAGCCACCTTCtcaagtgatgatgatgatgatagagAGGATGTGACAAAGAAAGTGACGAGCGCTGTAGAGAAGGTCACGTCAGATTACCACTCAGGATCCTCCTCGGATGAGGACACCAGCTGTAGAGAGGCCCAGTACACCCCACCTCTCCACAACTACACTCCATACCAG CTTGTATATGCCAGTGCCCCAGTATGGAATCCTGTGCCAAGGAAGAAGTTCGGCCCGGGGAAAGGGCATTACCTTCAGCGGCCACACTACATGATCCGTCCCCCTTGCAGACCCAGCCATTCCTTTAAACCGCACAGCTGGGTCCAGCAGGGGTACCGCAGCAAGCACGGCTACTGGGGCAGCACTTAA